The Halalkalibacter krulwichiae genome has a segment encoding these proteins:
- a CDS encoding small, acid-soluble spore protein, alpha/beta type: MSRRRRGIMSDEFKEELAKELGFYGTVQQEGWGGIRSKDAGNMVKRAIELAEQQLVREQKQARKIK, encoded by the coding sequence ATGAGTCGGAGAAGAAGAGGGATCATGTCTGATGAGTTCAAAGAAGAGCTGGCAAAAGAACTTGGCTTTTACGGTACGGTTCAACAAGAGGGTTGGGGCGGTATTCGTTCAAAAGATGCTGGAAACATGGTGAAGCGGGCCATTGAGCTAGCAGAGCAACAATTAGTTCGTGAACAGAAGCAAGCAAGGAAAATAAAGTAA